A window from Streptomyces sp. NBC_00271 encodes these proteins:
- a CDS encoding endonuclease/exonuclease/phosphatase family protein: METAVTAPAGSEDRPTRSGGRRGAAWAGGLLLAGVSVVVGCRAADSDGITPVPQLLAFLPWLLAPTGLALLLALFARRLIGMVWGVLVLGALAWYIEPYGRTSEPTGSPVAELRVMTSNVQFGRGARALVAAVEQRRPDIVFVEECEYTCSAALKKAFQGPGGAYPYRVSVEGAGSDGSVIISRFPLAVADGVRGTMGMPGAVADVQGHAVRLQLAHPMPPLPGQVALWRHELGELRDYAAAGKDGSTILAGDFNASQDHAAFRRILDTGLRDSARLAGSPRTPSWPARTAPTLGAQIDHVLVSRDFSANAGTFLGIAGSDHRALVVDITLHQHK; this comes from the coding sequence GTGGAGACTGCGGTGACTGCCCCGGCGGGGTCCGAGGACCGGCCGACGCGGTCCGGGGGCCGACGGGGCGCGGCCTGGGCGGGCGGGCTGCTGCTGGCCGGGGTGAGCGTGGTAGTCGGATGCCGGGCCGCCGACAGCGACGGCATCACCCCCGTGCCCCAACTGCTCGCCTTCCTGCCCTGGCTCCTGGCGCCCACCGGCCTCGCACTCCTGCTCGCCCTGTTCGCCCGCCGACTCATCGGCATGGTGTGGGGTGTGCTGGTGCTGGGCGCGCTCGCCTGGTACATCGAGCCCTACGGCAGGACCAGTGAGCCGACCGGGAGTCCGGTCGCCGAACTGCGGGTGATGACGTCGAACGTGCAGTTCGGAAGAGGTGCCCGCGCGCTCGTCGCCGCCGTCGAACAGCGACGGCCCGACATCGTGTTCGTGGAGGAGTGCGAGTACACGTGCTCCGCCGCGCTCAAGAAGGCCTTCCAGGGCCCGGGGGGCGCCTATCCGTACCGCGTGTCCGTCGAGGGCGCCGGATCCGACGGCTCCGTGATCATCAGCCGGTTCCCGCTCGCGGTGGCGGACGGCGTACGCGGGACGATGGGGATGCCGGGGGCCGTGGCCGACGTACAGGGGCACGCCGTACGGCTCCAGCTCGCGCACCCCATGCCACCGCTGCCGGGGCAGGTCGCACTGTGGCGGCACGAGCTCGGCGAACTGCGCGACTACGCCGCCGCGGGCAAGGACGGCTCCACCATCCTCGCCGGGGACTTCAACGCCTCCCAGGACCACGCCGCGTTCCGCCGCATCCTCGACACCGGACTGCGCGACAGCGCCCGCCTGGCCGGCTCCCCGCGCACCCCCAGCTGGCCCGCCCGCACCGCCCCCACCCTCGGCGCCCAGATCGACCACGTCCTCGTCTCCCGGGACTTCTCCGCGAACGCGGGCACCTTCCTCGGCATCGCCGGCAGCGACCATCGCGCGCTCGTCGTCGATATCACCCTTCACCAGCACAAATGA
- a CDS encoding alpha/beta fold hydrolase, whose amino-acid sequence MAPFLAYEDKGDAADATALPLVLIHGHPFDHTMWTPQIAAFSSRRRVIAPDLRGYGASAVVPGVTPLATFAEDIAALLDHLGVDRFILAGLSMGGQIAMECYRLFPERIRGLVLADTFPTAETPEGRKARAATADRLLREGMAGYADEVLYKMVAPYADAEVAAHVHRMMTATPPEGAAAALRGRAERPDYRDLLTRVTVPALVVVGADDEYTPVADAEAMHAALPHSTLRVIASAAHLPNLERPKEFNGALADFLDGLDA is encoded by the coding sequence ATGGCACCCTTCCTCGCATACGAGGACAAAGGGGACGCCGCCGATGCCACGGCGCTCCCTCTCGTCCTGATCCACGGCCACCCCTTCGACCACACGATGTGGACCCCTCAGATCGCCGCGTTCTCCTCGCGACGGCGAGTGATCGCCCCGGACCTGCGCGGCTACGGCGCGTCCGCGGTGGTCCCCGGCGTCACGCCCCTCGCCACCTTCGCCGAGGACATCGCGGCGCTGCTGGACCACCTCGGGGTGGACCGGTTCATCCTCGCCGGACTCTCCATGGGCGGCCAGATCGCGATGGAGTGCTACCGGCTGTTCCCGGAGCGGATCCGGGGGCTGGTGCTGGCCGACACGTTCCCGACGGCCGAGACCCCGGAGGGCAGGAAGGCGCGCGCCGCGACGGCGGACCGCCTGCTGCGCGAGGGCATGGCCGGCTACGCCGACGAGGTGCTGTACAAGATGGTCGCGCCGTACGCGGACGCCGAGGTCGCGGCGCATGTGCACCGCATGATGACCGCCACGCCGCCCGAGGGCGCGGCGGCGGCCCTGCGCGGACGGGCCGAGCGCCCCGACTACCGCGACCTGCTGACCCGCGTCACCGTCCCGGCCCTCGTCGTCGTGGGCGCCGACGACGAGTACACCCCGGTCGCGGACGCGGAGGCGATGCACGCGGCGCTGCCGCACTCGACGCTCCGCGTGATCGCCTCGGCGGCCCATCTGCCGAACCTGGAGCGACCGAAGGAGTTCAACGGGGCGCTGGCGGACTTCCTGGACGGACTCGACGCCTGA